A portion of the Bacillus sp. es.034 genome contains these proteins:
- a CDS encoding carboxypeptidase regulatory-like domain-containing protein: MVISADGYATEVIPVILVPNGTETVNADLDPNPAEITGYVRNAQTAVGIAGALVRVFNSNGVFITSTLTDDNGFYAVTGLAQGQYTVIAGADGFGDQTAIITLSPGETENLNFSLSDQTATLRGTVRDAVNNQAIQSALVQVFRIGTVIPIASVLTNGSGEYEFTGLDPREYRVVFSAEGYSSEVFRIFLTNGEVQTLNVELGRQPATIRGRVTDANTGESIQSAGVITVISGSGIIVASTLTDQEGNYILSGLAPGDYNVIFSANGYVSQTVMITLSRGETVILNATLESNPATLTGNVREAGTLSPIENALIQVFAPDGTLLGVTLTDMNGNYTISGLPGGTVVTVVRATGYQTQLQSVTLTRGTTSTLNFLLAGNPASVRGTVTDRQTGQPISQVLVQIFPIGSRVPIRSTLTDPEGFYILTGLPPGTYVIRFTASGYPVEEVTIVLAEGENRLLNVQLGGIIPPTPSNLRPECISVEKVYDWVIATHNSTAVVGLSPDCRVLVNELLERGEGIHVQCQLSPSAQPRCSLISFEKGTPGNVEIRGEAVLLVTVGSITDKDEYCSMEVLVYFDKVIGVCLPEGMDAGNVNCSIVDFKCREKAGSLTLDQVQLQFIACLEVEILNPVVVEVLGAFCAPRTVVEHVEEDDLC, translated from the coding sequence GTGGTGATATCAGCAGACGGATATGCAACTGAGGTCATACCGGTCATCCTTGTACCCAATGGAACTGAAACGGTAAATGCCGATCTTGACCCTAATCCTGCGGAAATTACCGGCTACGTGCGAAATGCACAGACAGCCGTCGGGATAGCAGGGGCTCTGGTAAGGGTGTTTAACTCGAACGGAGTGTTCATAACAAGTACGTTGACAGACGATAATGGATTTTATGCCGTTACCGGTTTGGCACAAGGTCAGTACACCGTCATCGCAGGCGCAGATGGATTCGGAGATCAGACTGCAATCATCACCTTATCACCTGGTGAAACGGAAAACCTAAATTTCAGCTTATCTGATCAAACGGCAACTCTGCGAGGAACAGTGCGTGATGCTGTCAACAACCAGGCAATTCAATCCGCCCTGGTTCAAGTCTTCAGGATTGGAACAGTGATTCCCATAGCTTCTGTACTCACCAACGGTTCTGGTGAGTATGAATTTACCGGGTTGGATCCGAGGGAATACCGGGTGGTCTTCTCGGCAGAAGGTTATTCTAGTGAAGTATTTAGAATCTTCCTTACAAATGGTGAAGTCCAGACGTTGAATGTAGAACTGGGTCGACAACCAGCCACCATTAGAGGACGGGTGACGGATGCGAATACCGGAGAATCCATCCAAAGTGCAGGAGTCATAACAGTCATTAGCGGAAGTGGGATTATCGTAGCATCCACGTTGACCGATCAGGAAGGGAATTACATTCTTTCAGGTCTTGCCCCTGGCGATTACAATGTCATTTTCTCTGCAAACGGCTATGTAAGTCAGACGGTCATGATTACATTGAGTAGAGGAGAAACGGTGATTCTTAATGCAACACTGGAATCGAACCCCGCCACCCTGACAGGGAATGTGAGGGAGGCTGGAACACTGTCTCCAATTGAGAATGCACTCATCCAGGTTTTCGCCCCTGATGGAACCCTTCTGGGAGTAACACTCACGGATATGAACGGAAACTATACAATATCAGGACTTCCAGGAGGAACGGTTGTCACAGTCGTTAGAGCAACGGGATATCAAACTCAGTTACAATCAGTCACACTCACAAGAGGAACGACGAGCACTCTCAATTTTTTATTAGCAGGAAATCCTGCAAGCGTTAGGGGGACAGTGACAGATCGTCAAACAGGTCAGCCAATTTCACAAGTGCTTGTACAGATCTTCCCAATAGGATCAAGAGTGCCGATTCGTTCTACTTTAACCGATCCGGAAGGCTTTTATATCCTGACAGGCTTACCTCCTGGAACGTACGTCATCAGATTCACCGCTTCGGGTTATCCTGTTGAAGAAGTAACAATCGTTTTAGCTGAAGGGGAGAATAGGCTGCTGAACGTCCAGCTGGGGGGTATCATACCACCAACTCCTTCTAACCTCAGACCTGAATGCATTTCTGTAGAAAAGGTATATGATTGGGTCATTGCCACTCATAACTCAACAGCAGTCGTCGGACTATCACCGGACTGTAGGGTACTGGTGAATGAATTACTTGAAAGGGGAGAGGGCATACATGTTCAATGTCAGCTTAGTCCTTCTGCCCAACCTAGATGCTCCCTGATTTCGTTTGAAAAAGGGACCCCGGGTAATGTTGAAATCAGGGGGGAAGCGGTACTTCTTGTAACGGTGGGTTCCATAACAGATAAAGACGAATACTGTTCGATGGAAGTACTTGTCTATTTTGATAAAGTAATTGGTGTGTGTCTACCCGAAGGAATGGATGCAGGGAATGTCAACTGTTCCATTGTAGATTTTAAATGTCGGGAAAAGGCGGGAAGCTTAACCCTTGACCAGGTGCAGCTTCAGTTCATTGCATGCCTGGAAGTTGAAATACTGAACCCTGTCGTAGTGGAAGTGCTGGGCGCCTTTTGTGCACCAAGGACAGTGGTAGAGCACGTGGAAGAAGATGATTTGTGTTAA